CACTGCGGAAAGAAAAGCACATCCCACCCTAGCTCTAACAATGAGTCTGCTCAGCTCACTGCAGAGTGGTGACATATGCTGGAGCACATCAGACCTGAGTGTAATTAAATGACTTTTTTCCATACTCAATGCCAGACTTAAGAGCTGAAAGCGGTCATTTACTCACATTCTGCTGTGATTCAGAACTTGTACAGAACAATGTACTGGAGGCATTCCTTTCTTTCCCTAGTGTGTTACTGCCTACTTATGATTGGGCAGTGTTAGAAGGAGGATGAAGTATACTCCTCCAGTAAAATCTCTCTGGTAATGTCCACTTGGACTTTACATTTTTTTAACTGTTTAGGTGCCAAGTACTTTGATTCCTAATGTCTCCACAACGAAATAGTGTAACTTgtaaaacaagcaaacaaaaaaatgtaattctgttctGCAACACAAATTCCATAGTGTGTCTagttcattgtaaaaaaaaataatgaaacaaaCCTCTTTGTTGGAGACAAAATTCTTTCTTAAACTTACACTTAGTTTTGGAATTTCTAGAGAAGCATTTGGAACTATAGACTAGTATATAAAAAGAGAGTTTCAAATGCCTGCATGTTTTTGAGTCCAATGGCTTGCAGTTCTGCAGAATTTTTTCTTGTTTATCTTGTAGATCTCTGCAATCTCTGGTATTAAAGGATCATCTAGGCTGGGATCACAAAGTAAGGAGTATATGGATGGCAAAACCTTTGAAAGAGTGAGCTCTGGAGATCACTATGAACTCAAAATATCAAGAGAAATAATAGTGTTTATATTTGGATGATATATTTTGGTTATGACATTAACATTTGGTGGTTTGAATGGATAATCTATTGGGAAACGGATGTTGAGATAAAAGACACCATGTTGATAGGGACTGTTGAAAGATCCCAGAATTGCTACTTGCCAGTTAAACAAATCATCTCCGACTATTCCTGCTGAGAAATAAGTAGGAGGGTCACTCTGCAAGGCAGTTAATTTTTTCTGTATGATCTTCTCTGCTATGGAGCTGCCCAGTCGGTGAAGGGAAGAAAAGACAGGTTTCCAGTCTTGTAGAGATGAACTGGTTCTGAGTGATGAGGGCATATGTTTCTTTATGTTGGGAAACATTAGCTTTTCCTACACTAGAATTATGTTAAGTTGAAAATTCTTCATATACTAATGTTATTGACATGTAACATTTATTTTTAAAGTTGTATTTTAGGTGGCATATCAATTGCAGTTTATATACTTAGTTTCATTGCATATTTAGATAACCTGTACATGTTTATGGCGATTACAAATCTATTATAATAGTTTTAATTCTGGACAGTTTGTTTCTGCCAAATTACTGTCAGTCCGTTCTACTGTTATCTGTCCTATGTATACTCTCTGTAAAGTATAGCCACGTAAAATATAAAAGTATCATACCGTTTTGATTGATTCTTCAAGTGCTTTGTTAAACATCCAGTCATCATCTTCCCCATCCTCCTTTTCTGTCTGTTAGATAAATGAGTTATAGTTTAGCATTTGGGTAGCATAATGTACCATCTAGAAGATAAGGTAAGAAAAATACTCTGTatagccttcatcctccctatacaTTTCTTTCATTGTCTGTTCTTGATTAACAAGAAATACACTTCATATTGTATTACATTAATTGTCATGCTGCAATACTAGTAAAGGTGTTTGTGAATGTTATGCATACAGAACAATCTAATTTACTAAGTGCTTATTACGGGAgtctaaaataatttatttttatacAGTTTTGTTGGTGTTTTTTCTTTACTGACCATCCCCAAGTATCTGCATTGGGATATTGTCATGCGATATTGTTATTATTGATACTAGTGTTGTCAGTAATATTTCTTGATGTTGTTATTGTTCAATATCCTTGTCATTCGACAATGATATTTTTCACGATAATGTTATTTCCTACATTAGGATGCAATTACATTTTCTACATGGACAATATAACGTAGCCTCACAATTTAACATCTTCATAGATTCTTAATAGTATCATCAGAGGTTGTAACCTTCAAACTTAGTTATAAGGACAATGTGCATTACTTCCTAGGAAATTCAGCACAAGGAGAtgtaaaaaagaggactttaatgccctgtggtgTGGCAATGTTTTGGATAAAACAAATACCTGAAAGAGGATTTGCTTTATCTGAAATGTTGCTacgccacagggcattaaagtcctacttgtgctgtttccctttttgttcactatatatatatatatatatatatatatatatatatatatatatatatatactagctattgaacccgttctacgcccgggtggctagcatctatattggtatatggtctccatcctggtatgtgctgctccatcctgcgtccccatcctgacatgtgctgcacccatcctgcacccccattctgacatgtgctgctcccatcctgcacccccattctgacatgtgctgctccatcctgcgtccccatcctgtcatgtgctgcacccatcctgcgcccccatcctgccatgtgttgcacccatcttgcgcccccattctgtcatgtgttgcacccatcctgcgcccccattctgtcatgtgctgcttccatcctgcgcccccattgtgacatgtgctgctcccatcctgcgcccccattctaacatgttctgcacccatc
The Ranitomeya imitator isolate aRanImi1 chromosome 3, aRanImi1.pri, whole genome shotgun sequence genome window above contains:
- the LOC138670672 gene encoding LOW QUALITY PROTEIN: ubiquitin-conjugating enzyme E2 D4-like (The sequence of the model RefSeq protein was modified relative to this genomic sequence to represent the inferred CDS: substituted 2 bases at 2 genomic stop codons); translation: MLNSEKIIQKKLTALQSDPPTYFSAGIVGDDLFNWQVAILGSFNSPYQHGVFYLNIRFPIDYPFKPPNVNVITKIYHPNINTIISLDILSSXXSPELTLSKVLPSIYSLLCDPSLDDPLIPEIAEIYKINKKKFCRTASHWTQKHAGI